A segment of the Fibrobacter succinogenes genome:
GGCGCGCCTTGCTCATGAGTTCCATAATGCCAAGGTCGGCGTTATCATCGACGAACAAAGGAGCCTGATTAATCATAGGCACTGCGGCGAAAATCTTTCTCTTTTCGTCATCATTGAGCCTACCGCTACGCACACGGCTTTGGTCAATCTGCGCCTGCGAACAGAGCAAACGTTGAGCTAGCTGAACTCCATCCATTTCAAGGCTGAAAAACGCCACGTTCTTGTGATAAGTAATAGCGGCATTTGCAGCAACGGTCATCGCAAAAGAAGTTTTTCCCACACCCGGACGCGCCGCCAAAATAATCAAGTCCGAATTTTGGAGACCGTTCGTCAAAGTGTCCAGTTCCGTAATTCCAGTCGGAACCCCTGTAATACCATCCTTGCGATTGTTAAGGCGTTCCAAAAGCGGTGTCACAAAGTTGTCAATCGGCTTTAGCGTGTCTCGAATCTGGTTATCGGCAATGGCAAAAATATCGCGTTCGGCATCTTGCAAGACATTGTCCGGTGTAGAAGCCGGATCCATCGACTTGCGAATAATGTCGGAAGACGTGCGGATGAGCTTACGGAGCACCGCCTTGTTGCGGAGATGTTCCAATTGCCACGGAACATTTGCCGACGATGCGACGGATTCCATCAACTCAAAAATGTATTCCCTGCCACCGACAATATCGAGCTTGCCCATCTTAGAGAGTTCAGCCGAAAGTGTTACAGGATCAATTGGCGTCACTGACTTGTTCAAACTGCAAAGCGCATTCCAAATCAGCTGATGGCGTTCCAGATAGAAAAAATCATCATCACTGATGGACATCACAGCGGAACCCATCACTTCGGGGTCACGCAAAATACCGCCCAACAAGCAGCGTTCTGCCTCGACATCGGCGGGCATTTGGCGACCATCAAATGATTTAGATGTATTCTCTTCTGACATAAATCTTCCATTCATAAATATACAATAAAAATTTACAAACGACCTTTAGTGACAGCGCAAAAGCGGGGGGAAATGTGCCATAAATGGCGACCCTGGAACAAGTCCGGGGTGACAAAGCAAAGCGAAAATGCGCGGGGGTATGCGCAGGCTACTTGGCAGCGGTAAAGAGGCCACTGCGCGGAATATGAACTTTCCACGTGAG
Coding sequences within it:
- the dnaB gene encoding replicative DNA helicase; the protein is MSEENTSKSFDGRQMPADVEAERCLLGGILRDPEVMGSAVMSISDDDFFYLERHQLIWNALCSLNKSVTPIDPVTLSAELSKMGKLDIVGGREYIFELMESVASSANVPWQLEHLRNKAVLRKLIRTSSDIIRKSMDPASTPDNVLQDAERDIFAIADNQIRDTLKPIDNFVTPLLERLNNRKDGITGVPTGITELDTLTNGLQNSDLIILAARPGVGKTSFAMTVAANAAITYHKNVAFFSLEMDGVQLAQRLLCSQAQIDQSRVRSGRLNDDEKRKIFAAVPMINQAPLFVDDNADLGIMELMSKARQLKHKGHLDLLIIDYLQLMKTGKEENRAVAIGAISRGLKILAKELQIPVIALAQLSRKVEEKGRERPQLSDLRESGSIEQDADMVWFVERPFVQTHKDEDRYKATLIVAKHRNGSVKDIDMSFVPEYTTFYDATDQQGDDGGGEYQYGSDDDGGGPQVADFGSF